One part of the Caproiciproducens sp. CPB-2 genome encodes these proteins:
- a CDS encoding ATP-binding protein produces MADKPLTVAVLSGKGGTGKTLVSVNLAAAAGEAVYLDCDVEEPNGHLFFKPEKPGEETVAVKIPQIDTDLCTGCRKCVEFCAFHALAFADNHPMLFDEVCHSCGGCALLCPAGAIREMDKAVGTVSSGRSGHVDVFTGRLNIGEASGIPVIKHLLGKIPSGGERPVFIDCPPGSACAVMESIKDADFCVLVAEPTVFGAHNLAMVYELVTLFRKPFGAVLNKCQEGENPSEAFCLEHQVPILGRIPFDPELGALNSEGNIAARENQRYRELFGSLLERIGKEAQHEAASDS; encoded by the coding sequence ATGGCGGATAAGCCTCTGACCGTCGCGGTGCTCAGCGGTAAGGGCGGCACGGGAAAAACGCTGGTGTCGGTCAACCTCGCGGCGGCGGCCGGTGAAGCGGTGTATCTAGACTGCGACGTGGAAGAACCCAACGGCCATCTGTTTTTTAAGCCCGAGAAGCCGGGGGAAGAAACTGTTGCGGTCAAAATTCCCCAAATTGATACGGACCTTTGCACCGGCTGCCGGAAATGCGTGGAGTTCTGCGCGTTTCACGCGCTGGCCTTTGCAGACAATCATCCGATGCTGTTTGACGAGGTATGCCATTCCTGCGGCGGGTGCGCCCTGCTCTGTCCCGCCGGGGCGATCCGGGAGATGGACAAGGCGGTGGGAACGGTTTCCTCTGGCAGATCGGGCCATGTAGACGTGTTTACCGGGCGGCTGAACATTGGGGAAGCCTCCGGCATTCCGGTAATTAAGCACCTGCTGGGGAAAATTCCAAGCGGCGGAGAACGCCCCGTTTTCATCGACTGCCCGCCCGGTAGCGCCTGCGCCGTGATGGAAAGCATTAAGGACGCGGATTTCTGTGTTCTGGTGGCGGAGCCTACCGTATTCGGCGCGCACAATCTGGCCATGGTTTATGAGCTGGTGACGTTGTTCCGTAAGCCCTTCGGCGCGGTGCTGAACAAATGTCAGGAAGGCGAAAATCCTTCGGAGGCATTCTGTCTGGAGCATCAAGTTCCCATTCTCGGTCGCATCCCGTTTGATCCCGAGCTGGGCGCGCTGAACTCGGAAGGAAACATTGCCGCGCGGGAAAACCAACGGTACCGGGAACTCTTTGGCTCCCTGCTTGAGCGGATCGGAAAGGAGGCACAGCATGAAGCAGCTTCTGATTCTTAG
- a CDS encoding arsenate reductase ArsC has protein sequence MSKSKVAFICVHNSCRSQIAEALGKHLAADIFESYSAGTELKDRINPDAVRLMKQLYGIDMEQNQRPKLLKALPPVDVVVTMGCSVECPYLPCKRREDWGLPDPTGKSDEEFLSEIQSIETKILKLAESLE, from the coding sequence ATGAGTAAATCAAAGGTAGCCTTTATCTGCGTCCATAACTCTTGTCGAAGTCAGATCGCCGAGGCACTGGGAAAGCACCTTGCCGCCGATATCTTTGAAAGCTATTCCGCTGGCACGGAACTTAAAGACCGCATAAACCCCGATGCGGTTCGCCTTATGAAGCAACTCTATGGAATTGATATGGAACAAAATCAGCGTCCGAAGCTGCTTAAGGCACTCCCTCCCGTGGATGTGGTTGTTACAATGGGCTGCAGTGTGGAATGTCCGTATCTGCCGTGTAAGCGCCGTGAGGATTGGGGACTGCCCGATCCGACAGGGAAAAGTGATGAAGAATTTCTTTCTGAAATTCAGTCAATTGAAACTAAGATTTTGAAATTAGCCGAATCGTTAGAATAG
- a CDS encoding MBL fold metallo-hydrolase, whose protein sequence is MIIKVLSENTAASDEFGCEHGLSLYVETGKHRLLFDTGASGLFAENAARLGVKLSVVDTAVLSHGHYDHGGGLKTFLDKNSRAKVYVREQAFEPHYADRPDGNKAYIGLDTALLPNERFVFCGQHQKIDEELELFSAVREVMPAPSGNAELYRKAGEDFLPDDFSHEHNLVIWQNGRALLIAGCAHRGILNIVRQFESDHGRFPDIVVGGFHLHSRGSGKSEAPEAVDVLARELLQTGARYYTCHCTGREAYLRLKAVMGNQIGYLAAGSRLEINL, encoded by the coding sequence ATGATCATAAAAGTGCTGTCGGAGAACACGGCGGCATCGGATGAATTCGGATGTGAGCATGGCTTGAGTCTGTATGTGGAAACGGGAAAGCACCGTCTGCTGTTTGATACCGGAGCCAGTGGCCTGTTTGCGGAAAATGCTGCCCGGCTGGGCGTGAAGCTTTCGGTGGTGGACACTGCCGTTTTATCCCACGGGCACTATGACCACGGCGGGGGGCTGAAAACCTTTTTGGATAAAAACAGCCGTGCCAAGGTGTACGTACGGGAACAGGCCTTTGAGCCGCATTATGCTGACCGACCGGACGGAAACAAGGCATATATCGGCCTTGATACAGCGCTCCTGCCCAATGAACGTTTCGTGTTCTGCGGGCAGCATCAAAAAATTGACGAGGAATTGGAGCTGTTCTCGGCGGTTCGGGAGGTGATGCCCGCACCCTCCGGCAATGCGGAGCTGTACCGGAAAGCGGGCGAAGACTTTTTACCGGACGATTTCTCCCATGAACACAATCTCGTGATCTGGCAAAACGGGCGCGCGCTTCTGATTGCAGGATGCGCCCATCGTGGGATTCTCAATATTGTCCGGCAGTTTGAATCGGATCACGGGCGCTTTCCCGACATTGTGGTCGGCGGTTTTCATCTTCACAGCCGCGGTTCCGGGAAAAGCGAAGCACCGGAGGCTGTGGACGTACTGGCGCGGGAGCTTCTGCAAACCGGCGCGCGGTACTACACCTGTCACTGTACCGGTCGGGAGGCTTATCTGCGGCTAAAGGCTGTGATGGGGAATCAGATCGGCTACTTAGCGGCAGGAAGCCGATTGGAAATTAATCTGTAA
- a CDS encoding ATP-binding protein, translated as MKQLLILSGKGGTGKTTVAGAFISLSKAKAYADCDVDAPNLHLISHWSSAPQRSDYFGMPKARINTAKCIGCGECLSHCRFDAIKAGTPFRVKPFACEGCGVCAAVCPAGAVFMEPAIAGELALYRGDMHVFSTAKLSIGSGTSGKLVTEVKRRMGSATEDVELAVIDGSPGIGCPVIASISGVDMVLIVAEPSLSGISDMERIVKTAESFHVITAVCVNKADVNPAKTEEILSFCRARGIPFAGVIPFDAEAVKAINSGKSIAELDIPSGRAVRKVYENVMELLWKEAKQHDHKSAVGEHGGIG; from the coding sequence ATGAAGCAGCTTCTGATTCTTAGCGGTAAGGGCGGCACGGGGAAAACCACCGTCGCCGGGGCATTTATTTCTCTTTCAAAGGCAAAAGCCTATGCCGACTGCGATGTGGACGCGCCGAACCTGCATCTGATTTCCCATTGGAGCAGTGCCCCCCAGCGATCCGACTACTTTGGAATGCCCAAAGCCCGTATTAATACCGCCAAATGTATCGGCTGCGGCGAGTGCCTTTCACATTGCCGTTTTGACGCGATCAAAGCCGGAACCCCGTTTCGGGTGAAACCCTTTGCTTGCGAGGGCTGCGGGGTCTGCGCGGCGGTCTGTCCGGCAGGCGCTGTTTTCATGGAGCCTGCCATAGCGGGAGAACTGGCACTGTACAGGGGTGATATGCATGTTTTCTCTACGGCGAAGCTAAGTATAGGCAGCGGCACCTCGGGAAAGCTGGTCACCGAGGTGAAGCGCCGGATGGGTTCTGCCACCGAAGACGTGGAGCTGGCGGTGATCGACGGCTCCCCCGGCATCGGCTGCCCGGTGATCGCCTCCATCAGCGGCGTAGACATGGTGCTGATCGTGGCGGAGCCGTCCCTCTCCGGCATCAGTGATATGGAGCGCATTGTGAAAACGGCGGAGTCCTTTCACGTAATAACAGCGGTGTGCGTCAACAAGGCCGATGTCAATCCTGCTAAAACGGAGGAGATACTCTCATTTTGCCGGGCAAGGGGGATTCCCTTTGCCGGGGTAATCCCCTTTGACGCAGAGGCGGTGAAAGCGATTAACAGCGGCAAAAGCATCGCGGAGCTGGACATTCCCTCCGGCCGGGCGGTAAGAAAGGTCTATGAAAATGTGATGGAACTGCTTTGGAAGGAGGCGAAACAGCATGATCATAAAAGTGCTGTCGGAGAACACGGCGGCATCGGATGA
- a CDS encoding thioredoxin family protein, which produces MSLFGKKKEETSSCCCGGNCDAESMTKAENAKTEGASVKVLGSGCAKCNQLEAATKAALEQLGMDTTIDHVTDFSQIAAYGVMSTPALVIDEKVVSYGKVLKTEEVVKILQKVR; this is translated from the coding sequence ATGTCACTGTTTGGAAAGAAAAAGGAAGAAACGTCCTCTTGCTGCTGCGGAGGAAACTGCGATGCGGAAAGCATGACAAAGGCTGAAAACGCTAAAACCGAGGGTGCGAGCGTGAAGGTACTTGGAAGCGGATGCGCAAAATGCAACCAGCTTGAAGCGGCTACCAAAGCAGCGCTGGAGCAACTCGGCATGGATACGACGATTGACCATGTGACCGATTTCTCACAGATCGCAGCCTATGGCGTAATGTCAACACCCGCCCTTGTGATAGACGAAAAGGTAGTTTCTTACGGCAAGGTATTAAAGACCGAGGAAGTTGTGAAGATTCTGCAAAAAGTCAGATGA
- a CDS encoding NifB/NifX family molybdenum-iron cluster-binding protein, whose product MKITIPMNEQKLESGVCPSFGRAPYFLLYDTNTNESKWIANSAAESSGGAGIAAAQLLADSGADTLITPRCGENAEKVLSSANIKVYRSVDGTAKKNIDALIEGKLSPLSEFHAGFHGHGG is encoded by the coding sequence ATGAAAATCACGATTCCCATGAATGAGCAGAAACTGGAATCCGGCGTATGTCCGTCTTTTGGACGCGCGCCGTATTTCCTGCTCTATGATACAAATACGAATGAGAGCAAATGGATTGCCAACAGCGCGGCGGAAAGCTCTGGTGGGGCGGGGATTGCCGCGGCTCAGCTTCTGGCGGACAGTGGCGCGGATACTTTAATCACGCCCCGGTGCGGGGAAAACGCGGAAAAGGTACTAAGCAGCGCAAATATAAAAGTTTACCGCTCCGTGGACGGAACGGCGAAGAAAAATATTGATGCACTGATTGAGGGAAAGCTTTCGCCGCTTTCGGAGTTCCACGCGGGCTTTCACGGTCATGGCGGATAA
- a CDS encoding NifB/NifX family molybdenum-iron cluster-binding protein codes for MMRIAVAAEGKNVTEHFGHCVNFMLYDVENNKITKEESVDNPGHKPGFLPNFLADKGVRVIISGGMGQGAVDIFNERDVEVVTGASGDARTAAERYLKGDLKSTGSVCHEHQHHDECGE; via the coding sequence ATGATGAGAATTGCGGTTGCCGCCGAAGGCAAAAATGTGACGGAGCATTTCGGTCACTGTGTCAATTTTATGCTATATGATGTGGAAAACAACAAGATTACAAAAGAGGAATCCGTGGACAATCCCGGCCACAAGCCCGGTTTTCTGCCCAACTTCCTTGCAGATAAGGGCGTGAGGGTCATTATCAGCGGCGGTATGGGACAGGGTGCGGTGGATATTTTCAACGAGCGGGATGTCGAGGTTGTCACCGGCGCTTCCGGGGACGCGAGGACGGCGGCGGAGCGCTACCTGAAGGGTGATCTGAAATCCACCGGCAGCGTATGCCATGAACACCAGCACCATGACGAGTGCGGCGAGTAA
- a CDS encoding DUF2703 domain-containing protein — MAKTWYPVIDYLTCAECGTCSATCPHGVYDPSKAPSPVIKNPEACIDHCHGCGNSCPVGAITFVGDDTGWTPPNGAQESEGDGCSCGCDTSSEKKIVVEYLYLDLHTCNRCIGTDTVLDEVMETLTPALRLAGFDIEYNKIEMKTAEFAERFRFLSSPTIRVNGQDICGFVKENSCGCCSEISGTDVDCRIFEYNRESYEVPPKEMLAEAILKTIFGTTGDCSCGDYKLPDNLKTFYEGKASKSACSCGSNCC, encoded by the coding sequence ATGGCAAAGACATGGTATCCAGTTATTGATTATCTCACCTGCGCGGAGTGCGGCACCTGTAGTGCAACGTGTCCTCACGGTGTCTATGATCCCTCAAAGGCTCCGTCACCCGTCATAAAAAATCCGGAGGCCTGCATTGACCATTGTCACGGCTGCGGGAACAGCTGTCCGGTTGGTGCGATTACCTTTGTTGGCGACGATACCGGCTGGACACCGCCGAACGGCGCACAGGAATCTGAGGGAGACGGCTGTTCCTGCGGATGCGACACATCTTCTGAAAAGAAGATTGTCGTTGAGTATCTCTATCTTGATTTGCATACCTGTAACCGCTGCATCGGAACGGACACTGTGCTTGATGAAGTAATGGAGACGCTTACCCCCGCGCTGCGGCTTGCCGGTTTTGATATTGAGTATAACAAGATCGAGATGAAGACGGCGGAGTTTGCCGAACGGTTTAGGTTTCTTTCCTCTCCGACGATCCGTGTAAACGGTCAGGATATTTGCGGGTTTGTGAAAGAGAACAGTTGCGGATGCTGCAGCGAAATCAGCGGAACTGATGTTGACTGCCGAATATTTGAATACAATAGGGAAAGTTATGAAGTGCCTCCCAAAGAGATGCTTGCCGAGGCAATTCTGAAAACCATATTTGGAACAACAGGTGATTGTTCCTGCGGCGACTATAAACTGCCGGACAATCTGAAAACTTTTTATGAGGGGAAAGCCAGTAAATCAGCATGTTCCTGCGGGAGCAATTGCTGCTAA
- a CDS encoding DEAD/DEAH box helicase codes for MSGTAFERYAPFIQEYIYRKRWTDLREVQTEACSAILDTDDHVIIASGTASGKTEAAFFPILTTLYHHPSNSVGVLYIGPLKALINDQFERLSGLLEDSGIPVWPWHGDVSQSMKQRALKEAQGVLQITPESLEALLMLRPAETARLFGDLRFVVIDEIHAFMGTDRGLQVLCLLARLEKIAGCHPRRIGLSATLNDYEPALRYLAAGTNRHAQAVGIKHHGRTISLCADSFLLPHDPEEAEKVMEEYNSFLYDNCHDKKCLIFTNSRGSAEKVIADMKEIARKKHKKDVFFVHHGSVSAALRQEAEAALRDREGPTVAAATLTLELGIDIGDLDSTIQIGAPYSCTSFVQRLGRSGRRSGKSQMMFLELLEPSERNIFEQLPWTLLRAIAIIQLYLEESWVEPFTLKPKPFSLLAHQTLSTLMTYGELSPPELARRVLLLPAFQKTITQEEYRLILRYMIAEDYLQRVENGAIIVGIRGERITNHYSFYAVFQDEQAYHVQSKEGEIGTLDSCPTAGEVFVLAGRTWKTLDVDMERKIVYVTPVRNNRIPSWNGSGGHIHTKIVQRMKKVLEEDVCYPYLTPRAQKVLEAARSMARESGMLESSILPCGENSFYFCPWVGSMTMKTIKCLLNCGLKEPLQIYSVFGGDHYLQITSGFSGTELFRRMAELSIDMDDPDMVLPENQIPQVDKYDAMIPGELLRSAFLHNELDLESAIDVLKDVKTDS; via the coding sequence ATGAGCGGGACCGCGTTCGAGCGCTACGCGCCGTTTATTCAGGAATACATCTACCGGAAACGCTGGACGGACCTGCGCGAGGTACAGACGGAGGCCTGCTCCGCGATTCTTGACACGGACGATCACGTTATTATTGCTTCCGGCACGGCGTCGGGCAAGACGGAAGCTGCTTTTTTCCCCATCCTGACCACTCTGTACCATCACCCGTCGAACTCCGTTGGCGTTTTGTATATTGGGCCGCTGAAAGCCCTGATCAATGACCAGTTCGAGCGGCTGAGCGGTCTATTGGAGGACAGCGGTATCCCGGTCTGGCCGTGGCACGGGGATGTTTCGCAGTCCATGAAGCAGCGCGCACTGAAAGAGGCACAGGGCGTCTTGCAGATTACGCCGGAATCGCTGGAAGCCCTGCTTATGCTTCGTCCGGCAGAGACGGCCCGCCTTTTTGGGGACCTGCGCTTTGTTGTCATCGATGAGATTCACGCCTTTATGGGAACGGATCGCGGACTGCAGGTGCTGTGTCTGCTGGCCAGACTGGAGAAAATCGCGGGCTGCCACCCGAGACGCATCGGCCTGTCCGCCACGCTGAACGACTATGAACCCGCGCTCCGGTATCTGGCGGCTGGGACGAACCGCCATGCGCAAGCCGTTGGTATCAAACATCATGGACGCACGATCTCCCTCTGTGCCGATAGCTTCCTCTTGCCTCACGACCCGGAAGAAGCGGAAAAGGTCATGGAGGAATACAATTCTTTTCTCTATGATAACTGCCATGACAAAAAGTGCCTGATTTTCACGAACAGTAGGGGCAGCGCCGAAAAGGTCATCGCCGACATGAAGGAGATTGCGCGCAAAAAGCATAAAAAAGACGTTTTCTTTGTGCATCACGGCAGCGTTTCCGCCGCGCTGCGGCAGGAAGCGGAAGCCGCCCTGCGTGACCGGGAGGGCCCGACCGTCGCCGCCGCCACGCTGACGCTGGAGTTGGGTATCGACATCGGAGATTTGGATTCCACCATACAGATCGGCGCGCCTTACTCCTGCACCAGCTTTGTCCAGCGTCTGGGACGTTCCGGACGGCGCAGCGGAAAGTCGCAGATGATGTTTCTGGAACTGCTGGAACCGTCGGAACGGAATATTTTTGAACAGCTGCCATGGACGCTTCTGCGGGCGATTGCCATCATCCAGCTTTACCTTGAGGAAAGCTGGGTGGAGCCGTTCACCCTGAAGCCAAAGCCGTTCAGCCTTCTTGCGCATCAGACGCTGAGCACCCTGATGACCTACGGAGAGCTCAGTCCGCCGGAACTAGCCCGGCGCGTCCTGCTTCTTCCCGCCTTCCAGAAGACGATCACCCAGGAGGAATACAGGCTGATTCTTCGCTATATGATTGCTGAGGATTACCTGCAGCGTGTGGAAAACGGGGCAATTATCGTAGGTATCCGTGGCGAGCGGATTACCAACCATTATTCATTCTACGCTGTTTTTCAGGATGAACAGGCTTACCATGTGCAAAGCAAGGAAGGAGAAATCGGCACTCTGGACAGCTGCCCGACAGCGGGAGAGGTTTTCGTTTTGGCCGGACGAACTTGGAAAACGCTTGATGTCGATATGGAGCGGAAAATCGTATATGTCACCCCGGTGAGAAATAACCGGATTCCCAGCTGGAACGGAAGCGGAGGGCATATCCACACCAAGATCGTTCAGAGAATGAAAAAAGTTTTGGAAGAAGACGTCTGCTATCCGTACCTGACACCCAGGGCGCAAAAGGTTTTGGAAGCTGCCCGCTCTATGGCAAGAGAGTCCGGGATGCTGGAAAGCAGCATTCTCCCGTGCGGGGAAAACTCCTTCTATTTCTGCCCATGGGTAGGCTCAATGACAATGAAAACCATCAAGTGCCTGCTCAACTGCGGACTCAAGGAGCCGCTTCAGATCTACTCCGTTTTTGGGGGCGACCATTACCTGCAGATCACCAGCGGCTTTTCAGGGACCGAACTGTTCCGGAGAATGGCGGAGCTGTCCATTGACATGGACGACCCGGACATGGTTTTGCCGGAGAATCAAATCCCACAGGTAGATAAATACGACGCCATGATTCCGGGAGAACTGCTTCGCAGCGCTTTTTTGCATAATGAGCTGGATCTGGAGTCGGCAATTGATGTTTTAAAAGATGTGAAAACCGACAGTTAG
- a CDS encoding DUF134 domain-containing protein has protein sequence MPRPRKWRKVCCLPESSRFGPLDVPSNDTVIMTVDEFESIRLIDVDGFTQEQCAVQMDISRTTVQGIYDSARKKLAQSLVNGKVLLIEGGEYRLCDGQGRGCGGTGCRRHRCGRHFADMKNEMEDTHENHDSHE, from the coding sequence ATGCCAAGACCAAGAAAGTGGAGAAAGGTCTGCTGCCTCCCTGAAAGCAGCCGGTTTGGTCCGTTGGACGTTCCGTCGAACGATACCGTTATTATGACGGTCGATGAATTTGAGTCTATACGGCTGATTGATGTGGACGGATTTACGCAGGAGCAATGCGCGGTGCAGATGGATATTTCCCGCACCACGGTGCAGGGAATTTACGACAGCGCCCGGAAAAAGCTGGCACAGTCGCTGGTAAATGGCAAGGTGCTGTTGATCGAAGGCGGCGAATACCGCCTTTGCGACGGGCAGGGGCGCGGCTGCGGCGGAACCGGGTGTCGCCGTCACCGGTGCGGCAGGCACTTTGCAGATATGAAAAACGAAATGGAGGACACTCATGAAAATCACGATTCCCATGAATGA
- a CDS encoding ATP-binding protein, whose product MQTVKISRRESGALLNSLIAGVVPRVGLRHIAVGRQKEVGAFLQDLSTIEDGGASFRLVTGQYGSGKSFLLQMIRNNAMERNFVVADADLSPERRLTGTKGQGLATYRELMQHLSILTRPEGGALEAILQKWISSLQAAVIQESGLHPGDPGMVDAVSGKIAAVMAELSEMAYGFAFSTVIEAYWRGMKTGQEEQKQSALRWLRGEYTTKTEARQNLSVDCIIDDQSWYDFLKLFALFAVKAGYQGLLVFLDEGVNLYKITNKQARDSNYEKILTIFNDTMQGKARYIGVFMSGTPQFVYDERRGLFNYEALRSRLADNQFSASGYTDYSGPVIKLNQLTPEEIYLLLERLCELHSCHYNYTCPLGQRELTTFLNAVVSRMGADQLLTPREVTRDFLGLLNILHQNPELSFDTLVNEKGFSVQSAEQNPEEVPDKEDKLFAEFDI is encoded by the coding sequence ATGCAGACCGTAAAGATCAGCCGCCGGGAATCCGGCGCGCTTCTCAATTCTCTGATTGCCGGAGTCGTGCCGCGCGTCGGGCTTCGGCACATCGCTGTCGGACGGCAGAAAGAGGTAGGCGCTTTTTTACAGGATTTATCCACAATTGAAGACGGAGGCGCGTCTTTCCGCCTTGTGACTGGCCAGTACGGCAGCGGCAAAAGCTTTCTGCTTCAGATGATCCGAAATAATGCCATGGAACGGAATTTCGTTGTCGCGGATGCGGATCTTTCCCCTGAACGCAGGCTGACCGGCACGAAGGGACAGGGCCTGGCAACCTATCGTGAGCTGATGCAGCATCTTTCGATTCTGACACGACCGGAGGGCGGGGCGCTGGAGGCGATTCTGCAGAAATGGATCAGTTCCCTGCAGGCGGCCGTCATTCAGGAAAGCGGCTTGCATCCCGGCGATCCGGGAATGGTTGACGCCGTCAGCGGCAAAATCGCGGCGGTCATGGCAGAGCTTTCCGAAATGGCCTATGGCTTTGCTTTTTCCACGGTGATCGAAGCCTACTGGCGCGGAATGAAAACCGGGCAGGAGGAACAGAAGCAGTCGGCGCTCCGCTGGCTGAGAGGCGAGTACACAACAAAAACGGAAGCGCGGCAGAACCTCTCGGTGGACTGCATCATCGACGACCAGAGCTGGTATGATTTTCTGAAGCTGTTCGCACTGTTCGCGGTAAAGGCGGGCTATCAGGGACTGCTCGTCTTTCTGGACGAGGGCGTCAACCTCTATAAGATTACCAATAAGCAGGCCAGAGACAGCAACTATGAAAAGATCCTGACGATCTTCAACGACACCATGCAAGGCAAAGCTCGGTACATTGGCGTTTTCATGAGCGGAACGCCGCAGTTTGTCTATGACGAACGCAGAGGCTTGTTCAATTATGAAGCACTGCGTTCCCGCCTGGCGGACAATCAGTTCAGTGCAAGCGGCTATACCGATTATTCCGGACCGGTGATCAAGCTCAACCAGCTGACCCCCGAGGAAATCTATCTTCTGCTGGAACGCCTTTGCGAGCTTCACAGCTGCCATTACAATTATACCTGCCCGCTTGGGCAGCGGGAGCTTACCACGTTTCTGAATGCGGTCGTTTCCCGTATGGGAGCGGATCAGCTCCTGACGCCCCGTGAGGTGACAAGGGACTTTCTCGGCCTTTTGAATATCCTCCATCAGAATCCGGAGCTGAGCTTCGATACATTGGTGAATGAGAAGGGCTTTTCCGTCCAGAGCGCCGAGCAGAACCCGGAAGAAGTGCCGGACAAAGAGGACAAGCTTTTTGCGGAATTTGACATATGA
- a CDS encoding DUF5320 domain-containing protein, with translation MPGRNGTGPMGAGAMTGRGLGLCSGAGNLARGARLGLGLGMACRRGFGRGFRMFSADEEMTANHRKELLQLQKNTLKNRLADIDRQLESL, from the coding sequence ATGCCAGGAAGAAACGGAACCGGCCCTATGGGTGCCGGCGCAATGACCGGAAGGGGCCTTGGCCTCTGCTCCGGGGCTGGAAATCTCGCCCGAGGTGCCAGACTTGGTCTTGGACTCGGTATGGCCTGCAGGAGAGGCTTTGGCCGCGGCTTTCGGATGTTTTCTGCCGATGAGGAAATGACGGCGAATCATCGCAAAGAACTTCTTCAGTTGCAGAAGAACACGCTAAAGAACCGTCTTGCGGACATTGACAGGCAGCTGGAAAGTCTGTAA
- a CDS encoding CGGC domain-containing protein has protein sequence MKLGIIRCMQTEDFCPGTTDFKFIREKKGAFENTEEELEIIGFINCGGCPGKKAVLRARELVKRGADTIVFASCIQRGNPIGYPCPFAKKMKDLIQKDLPESIRYFDYTH, from the coding sequence ATGAAACTTGGAATCATCAGATGCATGCAAACTGAGGACTTTTGCCCCGGAACGACAGATTTTAAGTTTATTCGGGAAAAGAAAGGTGCATTTGAGAACACAGAAGAGGAACTTGAAATCATCGGCTTTATCAATTGTGGAGGATGTCCCGGAAAAAAAGCCGTTTTACGTGCACGGGAACTCGTAAAACGGGGTGCCGATACAATTGTGTTTGCCTCATGCATTCAGCGCGGCAACCCAATTGGCTATCCCTGCCCTTTCGCAAAAAAGATGAAAGATCTGATCCAAAAAGATCTACCTGAATCTATAAGGTATTTCGATTATACCCATTAG
- a CDS encoding Mrp/NBP35 family ATP-binding protein encodes MNENCDNNCGNCGEDCADRKEEKHDFRAALNELSHVKKVIGIISGKGGVGKSSVSAMLAVTMQRLGYRVGVLDADVTGPSIPKAFGIRGKAEGSDLGLYPRQSKTGIAIMSVNLLLDNDTDPVIWRGPILGNTVKQFWTDVIWGDLDFLFIDMPPGTGDVPLTVFQSIPVDGIVIVTSPQELVSMIVSKALKMAEMMKIPVVGLVENMSYFRCPDNGKDYHIFGESHVDEIAEKHSLKVLAKLPIDPKISAACDAGMIELFDGSWFDAAGELLASILK; translated from the coding sequence ATGAATGAAAATTGTGACAACAACTGCGGAAACTGCGGCGAGGACTGCGCTGACCGCAAGGAAGAAAAGCATGATTTTCGAGCGGCGCTTAATGAGCTGAGCCATGTCAAAAAAGTAATCGGCATTATCAGTGGAAAGGGCGGCGTCGGAAAATCCTCGGTCAGCGCGATGCTGGCGGTCACCATGCAGCGGTTGGGATACCGGGTAGGCGTACTGGACGCGGACGTGACAGGGCCGTCTATTCCCAAAGCCTTTGGCATCCGTGGAAAAGCCGAGGGAAGCGATTTAGGGCTGTACCCCAGGCAGAGCAAAACCGGCATTGCAATTATGTCCGTCAATCTGCTTTTGGATAACGACACCGATCCGGTAATCTGGCGCGGCCCGATTCTCGGCAATACCGTGAAACAGTTCTGGACAGATGTGATTTGGGGCGATTTGGATTTTCTCTTTATTGATATGCCACCCGGAACCGGCGACGTTCCCCTGACGGTTTTCCAGTCCATCCCCGTGGACGGCATTGTTATCGTAACCTCGCCGCAGGAGCTGGTGTCCATGATCGTCTCCAAAGCGCTGAAAATGGCGGAGATGATGAAAATTCCCGTGGTGGGGCTGGTAGAAAACATGTCCTATTTCCGGTGCCCGGATAACGGAAAGGACTACCATATTTTCGGTGAAAGTCATGTTGACGAGATTGCCGAAAAGCACAGCCTGAAAGTGCTGGCAAAGCTGCCAATCGACCCGAAAATCTCTGCCGCCTGTGACGCCGGAATGATCGAGCTGTTTGACGGAAGCTGGTTTGACGCCGCTGGCGAGCTGCTGGCCAGTATTTTAAAATGA